In Capsicum annuum cultivar UCD-10X-F1 chromosome 11, UCD10Xv1.1, whole genome shotgun sequence, one genomic interval encodes:
- the LOC124888780 gene encoding uncharacterized protein LOC124888780: MYAHGMWRGLHLYKIFKETISRTSLEFSQDSTKRNYYGQLSFSHREYYVGAGKCNISKLFESFSALEHLHLNDMSFAAGAGEVPMKLSYDLYCVKHLSISSIYLSDSDEVESDDNDIPALESLQVGRFSDVTFIHLREVKLMQTNGTIPGLQLMKLPFAKSPKMMRMLIEPCLVEESATIKILAELIKFERASPNAEVEYKLDKHSNPRRV, from the exons ATGTATGCGCATGGGATGTGGAGGGGATTGCACCTGTACAAAATATTCAAAGAAACCATTTCTAGAACCTCATTGGAATTTAGCCAAGATTCAACCAAGCGTAACTACTATGGCCAG CTTTCGTTTTCGCATAGGGAATATTATGTGGGAGCTGGAAAATGTAATATCTCTAAGCTTTTTGAGTCTTTCTCTGCGCTCGAGCACCTCCACTTGAATGACATG TCTTTTGCTGCAGGAGCTGGTGAAGTACCAATGAAGCTTTCCTACGATCTTTATTGTGTCAAACATCTCAGCATATCGAGTATATATCTGTCTGACTCGGATGAG GTGGAGTCCGATGACAATGATATACCTGCTCTTGAATCTCTTCAAGTGGGACGCTTCTCAGATGTGACATTTATTCACCTCAGGGAAGTTAAGCTAATGCAAACTAATGGCACAATCCCTGGATTACAGCTTATGAAGCTTCCGTTCGCCAAGTCTCCCAAGATGATGAGAATGCTAATCGAGCCATGTCTAGTTGAAGAATCTGCAACAATCAAAATCCTCGCTGAGCTAATAAAATTTGAGCGGGCATCACCCAATGCAGAAGTTGAATACAAGTTGGATAAGCATTCAAATCCCCGTCGTGTTTGA
- the LOC107847329 gene encoding transcription factor BIM2 isoform X2: MKSGKNHHEEEEENEYDVGSNRDATPSSNSTKDGKNIDKANAIRSKHSETEKRRRSKINERFQMLRNLMPQTEQKRDNASFLLEVIQYVQYLQETVQKYEGSNQPLSSAPSKLMPWRNSQWCAQSYPANPQALKNGIDSGPTYSGWFDENLLTDTSSIQANQQNPLESHPGGDVSYRSMDTEKDLVSRAIATSMPTPTTMPVPVQSDSAFSDLLPTPASNVWPSATNALNNQEFVIEDGTISISNTYSKALLDSFTQALETSGLVLSQATLSVQIKIGKQPLKGMGLGPSVAKDTENPPPAGDQFMEESKDTNNDEELERAQKRLKK; encoded by the exons ATGAAATCTGGAAAGAATCAtcatgaggaagaagaagagaatgagTATGATGTTGGTTCTAACAGAGATGCTACACCTTCCAGTAACAGTACCAAAG ACGGGAAGAACATTGACAAGGCAAATGCAATTAGGTCAAAGCATTCAGAAACAGAGAAGCGTCGGAGGAGTAAGATCAATGAGAG ATTTCAGATGTTGAGAAATTTGATGCCCCAGACTGAGCAAAAACGAGATAATGCGTCATTCTTGTTAGAG GTAATTCAATACGTACAGTATTTACAGGAGACAGTGCAGAAGTATGAAGGATCGAATCAACCTTTGAGCTCGGCGCCTTCAAAACTTATGCCATGG AGAAACAGTCAGTGGTGTGCACAGAGTTATCCGGCAAACCCTCAAGCCTTGAAGAATGGTATTGACTCAGGACCAACATATTCTGGATGGTTTGATGAGAATCTTTTAACCGACACTTCATCTATTCAAGCAAACCAGCAGAATCCACTTGAATCTCATCCTGGTGGTGATGTTTCCTATAGATCAATGGATACAGAAAAGGATCTAGTTAGCAGGGCAATTGCAACATCGATGCCTACTCCGACCACTATGCCAGTCCCTGTTCAAAGCGATAGTGCCTTCTCTGACTTGCTACCCACACCTGCTTCTAATGTATGGCCCAGCGCCACGAATGCTCTGAATAATCAGGAGTTCGTGATAGAAGACGGCACAATTAGCATTTCAAATACTTACTCTAAAGC GTTACTTGATTCGTTCACACAAGCGCTAGAAACTTCTGGTCTTGTTCTTTCACAGGCAACTCTATCAGTGCAGATTAAGATAGGGAAGCAGCCATTGAAGGGAATGGGCTTGGGGCCATCTGTTGCTAAG GATACAGAAAATCCTCCACCTGCTGGCGATCAATTTATGGAGGAATCTAAGGATACAAACAATGATGAAGAGTTGGAGCGAGCTCAAAAGAGGCTGAAGAAATAG
- the LOC107847329 gene encoding transcription factor BIM2 isoform X1, translating to MKSGKNHHEEEEENEYDVGSNRDATPSSNSTKVTDGKNIDKANAIRSKHSETEKRRRSKINERFQMLRNLMPQTEQKRDNASFLLEVIQYVQYLQETVQKYEGSNQPLSSAPSKLMPWRNSQWCAQSYPANPQALKNGIDSGPTYSGWFDENLLTDTSSIQANQQNPLESHPGGDVSYRSMDTEKDLVSRAIATSMPTPTTMPVPVQSDSAFSDLLPTPASNVWPSATNALNNQEFVIEDGTISISNTYSKALLDSFTQALETSGLVLSQATLSVQIKIGKQPLKGMGLGPSVAKDTENPPPAGDQFMEESKDTNNDEELERAQKRLKK from the exons ATGAAATCTGGAAAGAATCAtcatgaggaagaagaagagaatgagTATGATGTTGGTTCTAACAGAGATGCTACACCTTCCAGTAACAGTACCAAAG TGACAGACGGGAAGAACATTGACAAGGCAAATGCAATTAGGTCAAAGCATTCAGAAACAGAGAAGCGTCGGAGGAGTAAGATCAATGAGAG ATTTCAGATGTTGAGAAATTTGATGCCCCAGACTGAGCAAAAACGAGATAATGCGTCATTCTTGTTAGAG GTAATTCAATACGTACAGTATTTACAGGAGACAGTGCAGAAGTATGAAGGATCGAATCAACCTTTGAGCTCGGCGCCTTCAAAACTTATGCCATGG AGAAACAGTCAGTGGTGTGCACAGAGTTATCCGGCAAACCCTCAAGCCTTGAAGAATGGTATTGACTCAGGACCAACATATTCTGGATGGTTTGATGAGAATCTTTTAACCGACACTTCATCTATTCAAGCAAACCAGCAGAATCCACTTGAATCTCATCCTGGTGGTGATGTTTCCTATAGATCAATGGATACAGAAAAGGATCTAGTTAGCAGGGCAATTGCAACATCGATGCCTACTCCGACCACTATGCCAGTCCCTGTTCAAAGCGATAGTGCCTTCTCTGACTTGCTACCCACACCTGCTTCTAATGTATGGCCCAGCGCCACGAATGCTCTGAATAATCAGGAGTTCGTGATAGAAGACGGCACAATTAGCATTTCAAATACTTACTCTAAAGC GTTACTTGATTCGTTCACACAAGCGCTAGAAACTTCTGGTCTTGTTCTTTCACAGGCAACTCTATCAGTGCAGATTAAGATAGGGAAGCAGCCATTGAAGGGAATGGGCTTGGGGCCATCTGTTGCTAAG GATACAGAAAATCCTCCACCTGCTGGCGATCAATTTATGGAGGAATCTAAGGATACAAACAATGATGAAGAGTTGGAGCGAGCTCAAAAGAGGCTGAAGAAATAG